DNA sequence from the Coffea arabica cultivar ET-39 chromosome 11c, Coffea Arabica ET-39 HiFi, whole genome shotgun sequence genome:
AATATTGCTAATgtcattcttttctttccttctgtCTATGAAGCTACTtatttttcttcccctttttgtaaCAGGAATCCAGACTCTGCATAAGGAGTGCTATcaattcttctctctctcttaatatCCAATGTTTACAACttcttcatttccaactttCTTTCCAAATAACCATTTGTAGGACTTCGCTCTCTTGTGGCAAATGCACTGTGACTGCCAAATGCATATTCATGGTTTTAGTCTTCAGTTAGGATTTGACAAGTTGGTACTCCCATTCTACGTCTTCTTGATGCCTGTTTCAGTAGTACTATGTTGATGTCCTGCTTGATTATCTATTATGGTTCAGATGAGTTTCATGACTGTTAACATGTATGTCATGAATTCCTCTCACAAGAAGCTTTGCGATAATAATCTTTGTGTATGTTCCTATTTATTGGATGTAATCCTTTCTTCTGCAAAGAAGTTACTGATGGTAGACATTGTATGTTGGCTCAGCTCATGTTATCTGTGTATTATAATATTAAATTTTAAGCAATAGAGtgttttaataaaatttctcCATCAATCCAGTGAAATATATAAAATCTGAACTAGTTTGATATGCATTCAGAAGAGAGAGAAGCCTAGTCGAATAATGAAAAAGACAAACAGATTTGAGTTGTTGTTACGAGTCTCAAATCTGCAGTGAAAACCTATACATCTCAACCAGGGTTCAGGATTCAAGAACGAGACATAGGAAACAGAAACAAGCTTCTGCTTAGAAGTTGGCTTGCAATATTCAGCTGTGAGAAATGTTGTATCATTCAGGAAAACAAACAAGCTCCAAATTTTCAGTTTGCAATACGGTTAGTATGGGTGGCCTATGCCATTGCTTCTCTTTTGTAAACGCTGTAGCATCTGCTGTGCTTCCAAATTAAACAATTGCAGGCTCGAGATTTCTGTAGAAAAAATGTTCGTTGATTATATGAATATGCACTTTAGAAGAACTATACAAGGGATTTCGAACGTGAATATGCACCGGATCATTTGTATTTTCCTGCTATAATTTTGTTTTGGATTCAGTCACAAACTGGAATTAGTAAACTTAAAGCTCCAGCATTTGACGGTCAAAGTATCCCACAAATTTCAAGCACTTTGAAACAGAAGTTGCACAGTTCATATTTACGAAGATCTATTTCTCTTATATGAATTGTGTGCCAGCTCAggagaaaaaataggaaaaaaaaaaaaaaaggagaaaaaagggTCACTTACTTTTAACctcaaagaaaaaaaggagagatAGGTAAACTTGAATTATTTAATTTACACAAAAAATCGATACAAATGCAATTTACAGTAACTAATTCAAACTACTTGGAGTGGGTAATAGTTCCTTTAGGAATGCAACCAATGCTACTCCCTTAGCAAGGCCCGGTGCAGCTGTTCTAGGACTCCTAAATATTCAGCTTGTGTCACACTGTCACTAGCGAGGTCCCCTCAaagaaaattgagaagaaaagaaattaaagacgGAGACGTTTGGCACTTGGGGAGACTTGGTTGCTTCATCTTCGTTGACCACAAGTTCTCATCGCCGGCTTTCTTCTAGCAATCGTGATGCCGATCATCAAAGTCCGTTCCTCCTCTGCTGCTGGTAAGCTGTAGCTTCTCTCTCGCATTCATAGTTGTCAGGCCCCGGTTTTTTTGCTTTCTCCTACATGTTAGtatgctcttttattttttattttttccgaTTCATTCATATTTACTTATTTAGTATGCTCTTTCTCCTAcactttcttttgctttgtcCTAGGTGATTCATTcatgttattttcttttatatttactTATTGCAGTCCGGTTAAATCTTTAAATCCAAACATGAAGGgtgatttatttgttaatttgctATTGATTACATCGGGTAGGATTGACGGAGGGAAAGATGGCTTACGATGACGTTGTTTATCTGTTGGTGGAGGAGGTGGACGAGTTAACTACTATCCTAGGCAAAATACTGAATATCAAGGTATTGCAAGCCAAGTTATTTATAGAAAAAGTTGTTGAGGTCATCAGAGTATTGGAAATGGAAGGACCCCCAACTTTGCCGGACCAATTAGTAGAAGATATTGCACCTCTTGCATTGCCTGTAGGAGATTTTGCTCGGAGAACTAAGCTACTAATTACTTCACCGCTATATGATGAGTATAGAATGAATATTCGTCGCGGCTGGGAACGAATGCTATCAAGAGAAGTGCCAGAATTAGTAGAACAGATTGGTTTAAATGAGAATAAGCTGGAGAAATTTCTTGATGAATCTGACTTCTACAGCTCCTGGGAAGATTTACGCCACAATTCAGCCTTCCTACCTTGTCGTGACGCGGTGATGGATCTGCTTCAGTCTTGTCGAGAACTCAAAGACGCCATGAACTTTTTCAGTGAAGTGGGGACTGAATCAGCTTTTCTCTGCCAACATCTAAAGTTCTTGCTGTGCTTTGCTGAGCTGTGCGGGCGTTCCAATGAATGGCGTTGCCGCCAATTTGTGAACGGCATCATGGATGTTGCTAACAAAGCTCTTGATGCGCTGGAATGTGCAGATAGAGATAGTCTTAGGTCAGAGATGCGGGAATTTAAATCGAATGTATATGCTTCAGCCGAGCTTGTAAAGGAAAATTGTGTCGAGAAGACGGCCAAGGAATTTTTTGATGGGAAAAATGGAAAGCGATTGGTTTTGTTGGAGACTTTAGAAAGGCTTCATTCCTTCACGGAAGAGATTGATACTACTTGTGGGAAACTTGGCAGCGAAGATCGTCAATCGCATAACGCTTCATTTGGAAGAAATGGTTTTCCTTCACTGTCTGTGATTCGTGAGAAGTTTGCTAGAGGAGATCTTCCTTCACTGCCGATCACGTATTATCTACGTGCTTTTCCTTTAattgaaggaagaaaaagagggAGAGTTAGTGTTAGGTCTGGTATCAGGCGACCTAACAAACAGGTTCATTATTTGCTTGCTtctggaggaaaaagaagaagagtgtCTAATATCATACTAGAGCGGCAAATGAATCGAATTGAATCGAGTTTTGatctaatcgagccgagtctcggCCTAGTTTTATCAAATTTGAACTCGAATTCGAACTCGACAAGCTGCCAATCTGAATATCAAGTTCAAGGTCAAACTCTAGCTCTAATTCGAGCTCGTGCGCTCGAGCTCGAGCGCGAGCAAGAGCGTGAGCGAGAGCTTGTGCTCGTGCTCGAGCGCAAGCTCGAGCTCATGCAGCTTGAGCTGGAGCTGGCAATCGAGCTCGTGCAGCTCGACCACGAGCGCGAGCGCCAGCtccagctcgagctcgagctcgaactcgagcttgagCTCCAGCTTGTGCTCGAGCTCCAGCTCGAGCGCCAGCGCGAGCTCATGCTCAAGCTCGAGTGCCAGCGCCAGCTTGTGCTCAAGCTCAAGCTCGAGCGCCAACGCGAGCTCGTGTTGCTCGAGCGCCGGCTAGAGCTCGTGCTGCTCGAGCGCCGGCTCGAGCTCGTTCGCCAACGCGAGCTCGTGCTCAAGCTCGAGCACGAGcgcgagctcgagctcgagttcgagagCGAGCGCAACTCGAGCTAGCTCAAGCGCTTAAAAAAGACTTGAGTTTGATGTTGATCGAACTTAAGTCGAGTTTTGACTCCAGCTGCTCATGAGTAGCTTAATTTTTTTGCCGCCTTAAACAAGATCTAACAAACAGGTTAATTATCTACGTGTTTTtcgaggaaaaagaagaagcgTTGTTAGTGTTAGGTCTAGTACTAGACTGGTTAAGCGTCAAGTTCCGACAATGATGACAAACTATGTTAATAGAACCAGAATGTATGTGGTATTGCTGCCACAAATGGAGAAATAGCTCTAGAATGTATGCGCTGCTGCTACCAAGAATGGAGAAATAGCTCGTGAAGAGTTTTGCGAAGAAGATAGAGCAAGATTACTATATTCACGGTATGGGTCCGTTGATCACCAAACCACTAAGAGAGCTTTTAATGAGTTATTTAGACCTTTGGTTCATCGAATAAATATTTTGAGTTCTCTTGTGTTTTAGTAATTAAATGCTTTTGGGACTAGAAACACTTTTTTATAGCTTTTATACTCTGTTTCATGGTGAAACTCTACTCTTTTGTGACTGCTCTACTTTGTGGTAAAATTCTACTCCTCTTTCGTCATAAATCATGTAATctggtgtctgttctcgttgatCATAGTTTTCTAGAGAATTGCTCAGAACATGATCAGCACAGCTTTGTACTGTCCAAGAGATTAATCTTCCCCGATTTTCAATTGTTGAAGCATTGCAGGGTATTTAATTTACCAACAGATACCTATGTAGATTCGTGCATGTTAAAATGAATACATAGTTACTTTATTATGCATTTTCTAGGAAAGAAAACGGTGTGCATTTAGAATAGGTACAGAAGTTATTTTAACCTTGGCGTAGTGTCCTGATTCCTCATTTTAGTTTCTAggtttttatattattttttcttttggtaaaaTAGTTTCAAGGTACTCACTGAAAAATAGTGTGATATACTAATGCAAATGAAACACCTCGTtaaattttgtttctaaaagAAAACAGAAGTGCTTTTGAACTGCGCAGTAGCAGTAAAGAATTTTCTATTTGAAATCCATGTTAGCTTGAATCCTCAAACTAGGTAACCATTCCTGTACGTCTCTTTGATGCGGGTTTTGGTTCCCTAGGTTTGCATCAGAATTTGGTAATAACATACGAGGATGTTAAAAACTTTCGTGGTCATATAAACATAGCTTTTCTTGGCCAAGTTTCAGTCTCCGGATGCAAGCCTAGAAGGGGGCACCATCTTACAGGATCTTGATCTTCTAGGCCAAACCAAGTGCTTCACACCTTGATAAACTATACGTGAACGTGGGAACACAATGcaagaaaaaatttatttaactaATCTCATTCGTGATTGGGTAGTTTTGTGGTAATCTAATTGTTAGAGAACCAATTTTCAAAGTGAAGCTTACCAACGTTGTTATTGTTGGCTTAGATTTCCATTTCTGTCTTCCATCAAATTCACTGAAGCCAAATTCATTGAATGCGttaattgtttattttattgTCTTCAAAAATGGATGAGAAACGAGTGCCGATTAAGTGTTTGATGTCTACATGCCCATTTGATCATCAAGCTCAGGTTAAGTGTTTGATGTCTCTGCTGTTTTGCAAATTGACCAGACAGGCCTATTGACAGCAAGTCAATTATTCCTAAAAGATCCAACCCCCGCCACTGCCAAGCAGTATTGCTTCTACACCAtccaaataaaacaaagaaaaaaccacCAAAATAAAGTCGACAAAATTTTATCGGGCTTCAGCTATTTATGCAATCCTTGTAGTGCTCCTTTGATCTGATGAGAAATCACATGTAGAATCAGTAGAATGTAAAAGTTGCAACTTCCTCGATTATGTAGGGGAGGAGCCACTGGGCCCTGATAGGCTGGTACAGAATGTCGTAAGTTCAATTCTGGAGCGATCTTTTCCTAAAATTTTGGGGGATATTTTGCTATTTCTTTAGTTGGTGCTATGGTATCTAACTCATCTATTCCATGTCTAATGAGCTAGGAGATTCCATTGTTCTGGGATGcagaattttcattattatccGGTATACTCATGGTGGCAAGTCGCATAAAAGATCAGTTTGGTTGCATCTTGAACCCATTCCAGATTTTAGGAGGAGTATCCCCAAAATCCAAGCCCTTTTCGGCTAGAACCATGGTCAGGAAATATGACGATCAGAAAGTTTTGCATACAACATATCTAAGCAGCATAAAACTACTATACTAAGTAGTAATTGATCAAGGGGCAAGAAGGCAAAGCTAAGAGAGCCTACTATCTTTTGACTTGGTACGCAATTACTAAGTTCTGAATCCGAGAGATCTGAGCCTGTAGAATAAGTTGTGGAAGAGGAGAATCCACAGGAAATCACCGGGATGGGAGGACTAGGGAAAATCAAGATTTGATCGCTCAAAACAAAAAATGACCAAAGATAATGTACTGAaagtggtaaaaaaaaaaaaaaaaaagctaaggAAACAGTATATTATCATTAATTTTCACCTTCCTTTCAAGTTAATTTTGTGAATGTAATTATTAATTGAAttttaatttgacaaaatttaaaaatgtaAGGTGTAAAATGTTCAAAATTAAGTGCTTAGAGTGTAAAATGAGAAAGTAGTACTAGTTTAGAGGCATAAAATAAGAGTACACACCTCCCTTTCGTCTACGGACAGCGCCCACCAACAATGGGAAAAATGTGAGAAGTTGACAATGGTTTCTCTTTTGACCAGATACAAGTAGATCATGCGGAGtgcaaatttctgatttttctccTTCCACTAAGGTGAGGGAGGTCCTGATGTGGTACTTAGTTTCTCTTTTGATCATGTATTAAGTATCAAAACTGCAGCAGGTAAGTAACTGCCTTTTTTTCAGTTCATTATCCCTGTGACATTCATTcagttttttttccttccttccagTCTAATTTTTGTATAAGCTTTTCTTGTGGTTTCATATGCTTTTACTTTGAGATGGCTTATTCTGCGGTGGTTTCTCTCTTGCAATCACTAGAGCATCTATTGCGATTCCCATGTCTGATTCTAGAAATTAATCAAATGCAAGCCAAAGCTTTCAATAACAAAGTTGACAAGGCCCTTAACCTTTCCAGAAGAACCTCAACTATGTCCAAGGTTCATCTAAGGACATTAATCGCGACAACTGAACCTCTAGCATTGACTGTAGGAGAATTTATCGAGACAGTTAATACTCATAAGCTAGTATCaaaaatttttgagatattgcAAAACATGTTTTTGGTTGACCACCAAGAATGTTGGAAAAATGTTCCAAAGTACTGGAAGAAATGGGTCATTTTAGGGCAGAGCTGATGAAATTGCTCGGTAGGACAACATATCCCCACAACAACAGGgtgggagaacattcaagacaACCTTCTTGTGCCTGGGTGGTAAAATTGCTGCAGGCCAGTGACAAACTCAGACACGCCATAACCGTTTCCCATAGAATGGCCATGGAGATGACAGTTCTTTGCCAGGATCTACGATATTTGCTAAGTTTTCTTGAGAGTTCTTCAAATGAATTCCGTGGTGATCACCAAGTGGTGAAAAGTTTAAGAGATCTCGCTAACAAGGCTGGAGATATTGTTGATGATTATCTGTTTGTTAATCCAATGAAGTCAAAGATCATTGAATTCATACATGTAACACTCGGTGATCAAAGAGAATCACTGATAGGGATTCATTACGTCCGGAAAGTAGTTAGGAAATTCTTTGATGGAGAGAGTGGGATTTATCAAGGTTTGTTCCAGACACTGCAGATGGCTCGTTCAGTTAGACAAATGATGAGGAAGATGTATGGTAAAAGAGGTGGTGGCAAGGAATATTTGCAGTCAGGAAATGCTTCGCTCAGGGGCTCATTACAGCATGATTCAAATAAGCAACATATTGTGGTTGGCCTTGATGACTACTTGGGTAGAATGTTGGACCAAATTACTGGATTTCCATCTAGACTAGAAATAGTCACGATTGTTGGGATGGGTGGCATCGGTAAAACAACACTTGCCAAAAACATCTTTGATCATCCTTACACCATTTATCACTTCTATTGTCGTGCATGGGTTGCAGTGTCCCAAGTTTATCAAGTGAGGGATTTGTTATTAGGCGTTTTGAGCTCTGTTAGTCAACTCAGTGCTGAAACCTACTCAAAAACCAATGACCAATTAGCTGAGGTCTTGTATAGAAGTTTGAAGGGCAGGAGATATCTAATTGTCATGGATGATATGTGGAGTGCTAAGGCTTGGGATGATGTCAAAAGATCTTttccaaatgataaaaatggaAGTCGAGTAGTAGTAACTACTCGGTTAACGGATGTGGCTATCTATGTCAATCCGAAAACGAATCCTCATTTTATGAGCCTGCCAAGCATAGAAGAAAGCTGGAAATTGATGGAAAATATATTGTTTGGAGAAGAAGGTTGTCCTCTGGAGTTGGTAGATGTTGGAAAATATATAGCCAAAAGGTGCCAAGGCCTGCCACTTTctattgttgttgttgctggTCTTCTTTGCAGTGTCACGAGAACCCTTGATTCCTGGAGGGCCATAGCAAGCAGCATTAGTTCATTCCTATGCACTGACGCTGAACTTTGTCTAGAAATGCTTGCTTAAAGTTACAACCACCTACCCCCTTACTTGAAAGTCTGCTTCCTGTATATGGGGGCTTTCCCTGAAGATTGtgaaattgaagtgcaaaaCTTGATCCATTTATGGATAGCCGAGGGCTTCTTGGATCCAAAAGTTCTTGAACACCCAGAAGCAGT
Encoded proteins:
- the LOC113716204 gene encoding uncharacterized protein isoform X2; the protein is MAYDDVVYLLVEEVDELTTILGKILNIKVLQAKLFIEKVVEVIRVLEMEGPPTLPDQLVEDIAPLALPVGDFARRTKLLITSPLYDEYRMNIRRGWERMLSREVPELVEQIGLNENKLEKFLDESDFYSSWEDLRHNSAFLPCRDAVMDLLQSCRELKDAMNFFSEVGTESAFLCQHLKFLLCFAELCGRSNEWRCRQFVNGIMDVANKALDALECADRDSLRSEMREFKSNVYASAELVKENCVEKTAKEFFDGKNGKRLVLLETLERLHSFTEEIDTTCGKLGSEDRQSHNASFGRNGFPSLSVIREKFARGDLPSLPITYYLRAFPLIEGRKRGRVSVRSGIRRPNKQVHYLLASGGKRRRVSNIILERQMNRIESSFDLIEPSLGLVLSNLNSNSNSTSCQSEYQVQGQTLALIRARALELEREQERERELVLVLERKLELMQLELELAIELVQLDHERERQLQLELELELELELQLVLELQLERQRELMLKLECQRQLVLKLKLERQRELVLLERRLELVLLERRLELVRQRELVLKLEHERELELEFESERNSS
- the LOC113716204 gene encoding uncharacterized protein isoform X1, producing the protein MPIIKVRSSSAAGLTEGKMAYDDVVYLLVEEVDELTTILGKILNIKVLQAKLFIEKVVEVIRVLEMEGPPTLPDQLVEDIAPLALPVGDFARRTKLLITSPLYDEYRMNIRRGWERMLSREVPELVEQIGLNENKLEKFLDESDFYSSWEDLRHNSAFLPCRDAVMDLLQSCRELKDAMNFFSEVGTESAFLCQHLKFLLCFAELCGRSNEWRCRQFVNGIMDVANKALDALECADRDSLRSEMREFKSNVYASAELVKENCVEKTAKEFFDGKNGKRLVLLETLERLHSFTEEIDTTCGKLGSEDRQSHNASFGRNGFPSLSVIREKFARGDLPSLPITYYLRAFPLIEGRKRGRVSVRSGIRRPNKQVHYLLASGGKRRRVSNIILERQMNRIESSFDLIEPSLGLVLSNLNSNSNSTSCQSEYQVQGQTLALIRARALELEREQERERELVLVLERKLELMQLELELAIELVQLDHERERQLQLELELELELELQLVLELQLERQRELMLKLECQRQLVLKLKLERQRELVLLERRLELVLLERRLELVRQRELVLKLEHERELELEFESERNSS
- the LOC113716205 gene encoding putative late blight resistance protein homolog R1A-10 — its product is MGHFRAELMKLLGRTTYPHNNRVGEHSRQPSCAWVVKLLQASDKLRHAITVSHRMAMEMTVLCQDLRYLLSFLESSSNEFRGDHQVVKSLRDLANKAGDIVDDYLFVNPMKSKIIEFIHVTLGDQRESLIGIHYVRKVVRKFFDGESGIYQGLFQTLQMARSVRQMMRKMYGKRGGGKEYLQSGNASLRGSLQHDSNKQHIVVGLDDYLGRMLDQITGFPSRLEIVTIVGMGGIGKTTLAKNIFDHPYTIYHFYCRAWVAVSQVYQVRDLLLGVLSSVSQLSAETYSKTNDQLAEVLYRSLKGRRYLIVMDDMWSAKAWDDVKRSFPNDKNGSRVVVTTRLTDVAIYVNPKTNPHFMSLPSIEESWKLMENILFGEEGCPLELVDVGKYIAKRCQGLPLSIVVVAGLLCSVTRTLDSWRAIASSISSFLCTDAELCLEMLA